The nucleotide sequence GCACTCGTGCTGCTTCTGCCGCTTGCGTCGCCGGTGATCGGGCTCGTCGGCGTGACGATCGGGATCGCGCTGGTCGCGGCCGCCCTCGTCGCGGTCACCCTGTTCGACCGGGCCGTCGCGGCGCGCCGCGGTGCCGTCCCTTCCTCTGCGCCCGCGTCTCCGTCACCTCGCGACTGAGCTCCCGAAGATTCGTGCCGAATGTGCGTTATGGCGGCGCTATAACGCACATTCGGCACGAATCCCGTCGCAGGAGGGCGGGACGCCGCCGGAGATTTGGCGCAAATCTCGGTTATGGGAGCGCCATAACGATGATTTGGCGCAAATCTTGCGAGAGGGGCACCCCTTGCCGGAGCGAGGTGGGCGCGGGAGAGTCGGTGCATGAGCCACCGAGACGACCGCGCCGACCAGCTGACGACCGCCCCCGCCGCCGACGAGAGCGACGCCGACCCGCGGATCGAGGTCAGCGAAGGCTCGGAGGGCCGTCGCCGGATCGACGTGCGCGACGACGCGAAGGTCCGGCCGGGAGCGGACCCCGAGCACCGCTGAACCGCACAGTGACGCCCGCGGCCACGAGCAACGCCGCGAGTCCCGCGATCCAGGGCTCCCCCGTCGACCCGCTCGCGGCGAGCTCCGCCGTCGGGTCCGACGTCGCTGAGCCAGCCCCGACCGTCGCATCTGCGCCGCCACCCGGCGCAGCCACGGCCGGATCCACCCCGTACACCCGCACATAGTCGAACGTCGTCGTGAACCCTCCCGCCGCCATCGACACCAGCCCGAGCCGGGGAGGCGTCGCCTGCAGCGGTGTCGTCCAGGCGCCCGCCTCGCCCCACGTCGCACCGTCGTCCACGCTGGTGGATGCGGTGTAGACGTTCTCGGTCGCGGTGTGCGTCCTGCTCAGCCGCAGAACGGTCGCCTCCGCCACCGGGCCGCCGACGGCGTTGCCGTACGTGGGATTCCCCGGACCTTCCGCCGTCTCCCGCTTGCCGAACTCGGTCTGCCGGGTCTCCCAGATCGACGTGACCGAGAGCTTCACGAAGTTCGCGTCGTCCTGGTGGATGACCAGGCCGCCCTGCGCGTAGTTCTGGCAGCATCCCTCGCTCGGCACGGTGCTCGACACGCGCGTCTCGACGACGTAGTCGCCGCTCGGCAGCGGCCGGAGGGGAAGGCCGGCGGCTCCCGGGTCGGGGCCGAGATCGGCCGCCTGGGTGTCCCAGTGCAACGCGCCACCAGAGAGGGATCGCGTCGCCGCGCCCGGGTCGCGCTCCCACGTCCAGGCGGGGTCCATCTCCGCGCCGTCGAACTCGTCCGAATACGCGGGAAGCAGCGTTCCGCGGCTGGGCGGCGCGACGAACGTCGGCACATACGCCGCCGGATCACCCGCCGTCACCACAGGAGCGGGCTGCGGCGCGTCCGACGGGCCGGCCCCGCCCCGGACCACCGGCCAACCGTCCTGCCAGTCGAGCGCATCCATCAGCACCGGGCGCTTGGTGTACGTGCCACCGCCCGCGACGTACGGGTCGGTGCGGTCGACCGCGTGGTACAGCATCCAGCGCTGGCCGGTCGCATCGACCGCGCTCGTGACGTGGCCCGTGCCGATCCAGCGGTTGCCGTTCTGGTGCAGCACCGGAGTGCCGCCGACGCGCGGGTCGAGCA is from Leifsonia sp. 466MF and encodes:
- a CDS encoding family 43 glycosylhydrolase, with the translated sequence MAAAPTHPAAAATATYSNPLPLDLGGGKVAEQCADPDVIRSEDPADPAWYLYCTRDVIDSSLRNPDGSLVFSSIPTYRSADLVHWSFVGEALPTKPAWIGDGDMWAPDVAYVGGRYLLYYTATNTVAPGGGSAIGVATSASPAGPWVDSGGPVVEPMPSPGSADPADRRWVFDPELVTAGGEHYLYFGSYYGGLSVRRLSADGLHSDPASQVQVAIPNRYEGTHVIEHDGWFYLLGSATNCCSGPLTGYGVFAGRSTSPTGPFEDRTGALLLDPRVGGTPVLHQNGNRWIGTGHVTSAVDATGQRWMLYHAVDRTDPYVAGGGTYTKRPVLMDALDWQDGWPVVRGGAGPSDAPQPAPVVTAGDPAAYVPTFVAPPSRGTLLPAYSDEFDGAEMDPAWTWERDPGAATRSLSGGALHWDTQAADLGPDPGAAGLPLRPLPSGDYVVETRVSSTVPSEGCCQNYAQGGLVIHQDDANFVKLSVTSIWETRQTEFGKRETAEGPGNPTYGNAVGGPVAEATVLRLSRTHTATENVYTASTSVDDGATWGEAGAWTTPLQATPPRLGLVSMAAGGFTTTFDYVRVYGVDPAVAAPGGGADATVGAGSATSDPTAELAASGSTGEPWIAGLAALLVAAGVTVRFSGARGPLPAGPSRRRARRSGDGPPSLR